The Desulfomicrobium orale DSM 12838 genome includes a window with the following:
- a CDS encoding IS5 family transposase (programmed frameshift), whose amino-acid sequence MSQLFYLSAEQLERIKPFFPRSHGIPRVDDRKVISGIIYVIKHGLQWKDAPREYGPYKTLYNRFLRWSRMGVFNNIFTELAKTAGKDGRLMIDATHLKAHRTAASLLKKGLFSRCIGRTKGGLNSKLHALCDGHGRPLAMTLTEGQVSDYKGAALLMDAIDALPEARELLADRGYDADWFRGALLARGITPCIPSRKNRKRPISYDKNLYKQRHKIEIMFGRIKDWRRIAMRYDRCAHTFFSALCLAASVIFYLN is encoded by the exons ATGAGCCAACTTTTCTATCTTTCTGCCGAACAACTCGAGCGTATCAAGCCTTTCTTTCCACGTTCACATGGTATTCCGCGGGTCGATGACCGGAAAGTCATCAGCGGCATCATTTATGTCATCAAACATGGCCTGCAATGGAAAGATGCACCGCGTGAGTATGGCCCGTATAAAACGCTGTACAATCGCTTTTTGCGCTGGAGCCGGATGGGCGTCTTCAACAATATTTTTACCGAATTGGCAAAAACAGCGGGAAAAGATGGACGATTGATGATCGATGCGACCCACCTCAAAGCCCATCGTACCGCCGCAAGCTTGCTCAAAAAGGGGCTCT TTTCCCGCTGCATCGGACGCACAAAGGGCGGCCTGAACTCAAAACTCCATGCCCTTTGCGACGGCCACGGCAGGCCCCTGGCCATGACGCTCACAGAAGGCCAGGTGAGCGACTACAAAGGAGCCGCCCTGCTTATGGACGCCATAGATGCTTTGCCTGAGGCCAGGGAGCTTCTGGCGGACCGTGGTTACGACGCCGACTGGTTCCGTGGCGCCCTGCTCGCCAGAGGTATTACGCCCTGCATCCCTTCCAGAAAGAACCGAAAGAGACCCATTTCTTACGATAAAAATCTGTATAAACAGCGGCATAAGATTGAGATCATGTTTGGCAGGATCAAGGACTGGCGGAGAATAGCCATGCGTTATGACCGCTGCGCGCATACTTTCTTTTCAGCTCTGTGCCTCGCG
- a CDS encoding MFS transporter, giving the protein MNDTKKFYGWSVIAASWLALFCLFGCRATFAILKVPMSADMGWTQAQVTLGYSFMMTCYALAAFGSGLILDKWGTRPAYFLGAILGGAGFYVTSNAHSLYAYYAAYGILTGTATGMLWVSSVISVRRWYVGLSYSKMFGIAFTGAPISQVIMNLFVKQALAGSEGDAWRDAMQMLGGLTLICLAVAALLARKPPERYGMEPFGGMPGAGGTPQHVWSIREAFTTYPIWGVILTFLTSVLGEFMIWTQAVSYWHTDLGMPLESAAHLYIIIGIVGIFSMPIMGVVADKVVQRSTSEASGRKKMLIFGPLTGVAACTLLLMQTPESSILGALSCVVFAMYWAVVPGGVVGYAGAVYGRATLGRIWGLATLIVMGIGPFAGSFIGGYLKDVSGSYTYSIVFALSAFVTSMLFASSLPLTTKPEKS; this is encoded by the coding sequence ATGAACGACACGAAAAAATTTTACGGCTGGTCGGTTATCGCCGCATCCTGGCTGGCCCTGTTCTGTCTGTTCGGCTGCCGCGCGACCTTCGCCATCCTCAAGGTGCCCATGAGCGCCGACATGGGCTGGACGCAGGCTCAGGTCACGCTGGGATATTCCTTCATGATGACCTGCTATGCCCTCGCGGCTTTCGGCAGCGGCCTGATACTCGACAAGTGGGGCACCCGGCCCGCGTATTTTCTGGGAGCCATCCTCGGCGGGGCGGGCTTCTATGTGACCAGCAACGCGCACAGCCTCTACGCCTATTACGCCGCATACGGCATCCTGACCGGCACGGCCACTGGCATGCTCTGGGTCTCGTCCGTCATTTCCGTGCGCAGATGGTATGTGGGGCTTTCCTACTCGAAGATGTTCGGCATCGCCTTCACCGGAGCGCCCATTTCTCAGGTGATAATGAATCTTTTCGTGAAGCAGGCCCTCGCCGGATCGGAAGGAGACGCCTGGCGCGACGCCATGCAGATGCTCGGCGGCCTGACCCTGATCTGTCTGGCTGTTGCCGCGCTCCTGGCCAGAAAACCGCCGGAACGGTACGGCATGGAGCCCTTTGGCGGGATGCCCGGCGCAGGCGGCACGCCCCAGCACGTCTGGAGCATCCGGGAAGCTTTTACGACCTACCCGATCTGGGGCGTGATACTGACTTTTCTGACCAGCGTTCTGGGGGAGTTCATGATCTGGACCCAGGCGGTCAGCTACTGGCACACGGATCTCGGCATGCCGCTGGAGTCCGCCGCTCATCTGTACATCATCATCGGCATAGTCGGCATTTTTTCCATGCCCATAATGGGCGTCGTGGCGGATAAAGTGGTGCAGCGCTCGACAAGCGAAGCATCGGGCCGGAAAAAGATGCTCATCTTCGGTCCTCTGACCGGCGTCGCAGCCTGCACGCTGCTGCTCATGCAGACTCCGGAGAGCAGTATTCTCGGCGCCCTGTCGTGCGTGGTTTTCGCCATGTACTGGGCCGTGGTCCCCGGCGGTGTGGTCGGATACGCCGGCGCGGTGTACGGCCGGGCCACCCTGGGCAGAATATGGGGGCTGGCCACGCTTATCGTCATGGGAATCGGGCCCTTTGCCGGATCGTTCATCGGCGGATATCTGAAGGATGTCTCCGGAAGTTACACCTACTCCATCGTTTTCGCTCTGAGCGCGTTCGTGACGTCCATGCTCTTCGCGTCGAGCCTGCCGCTGACGACAAAACCTGAAAAGTCCTGA
- a CDS encoding RNA recognition motif domain-containing protein, with product MAKNIYVGNLPWSATEQDVETLFATYGRVTSVKLISDRETGRARGFGFVEMESGADEAIAALDGSEYGGRSLKVNEARPRPERDRSPRW from the coding sequence ATGGCGAAGAACATTTATGTTGGAAATCTGCCCTGGAGTGCTACCGAACAGGATGTGGAGACTCTGTTTGCCACCTATGGGCGGGTTACGAGTGTCAAACTGATTTCTGACCGTGAGACCGGCCGGGCCCGTGGCTTTGGTTTTGTTGAAATGGAAAGCGGTGCGGACGAGGCCATTGCAGCATTGGACGGCTCCGAATATGGCGGGCGTTCCCTGAAGGTCAATGAAGCCCGTCCCCGTCCCGAACGGGACCGCTCCCCCAGATGGTAA
- a CDS encoding DEAD/DEAH box helicase: MTFDELSILPALAQTLEKRGITPLPVQELTIPALLQGRPGWIVSRTGSGKTLAYLLPVLSRIEPERPDIQAVVLAPTHELAMQIYRVASELVRESGLGTRIQPLIGGVAVSRQIEGLRKKPHMVIGSAGRIAHLMELGKLNPRRVRWMIFDEADRLLAEEGMAHIRRIAAAPEKAPCHIFVSATEGPGAVKAARELAPDMELLKVREERINPAIRHVYLVCEEREKIDWARKIVRGLEASRTLIFVHRGSTAERVAERLNYHGLPAVDLHGARDKLARQAALERFRKGEARVLIASDIAARGLDIAGVDLIINLDAPSQSRDYLHRAGRTGRAGREGLVVSLLAGPETRLARRYAGELGISLEEVRLARGTLAAAPSGRERTRPAGPTKPPWPKHP; this comes from the coding sequence ATGACTTTTGACGAACTGAGCATATTGCCCGCCCTGGCCCAGACTCTGGAAAAGCGCGGCATAACGCCCCTGCCAGTACAGGAACTGACCATCCCCGCTCTTCTGCAAGGCCGGCCGGGCTGGATCGTCTCGCGCACCGGTTCCGGCAAGACCCTGGCCTATCTCCTGCCCGTCCTGTCCCGGATCGAGCCGGAAAGACCGGATATTCAGGCCGTCGTTCTGGCCCCCACTCATGAGCTGGCCATGCAGATTTACCGCGTGGCCTCGGAGCTTGTGCGGGAATCGGGCCTGGGCACGCGCATCCAGCCGCTCATCGGCGGGGTGGCCGTGTCCCGGCAGATCGAGGGACTCAGGAAAAAACCGCACATGGTCATAGGCTCGGCCGGGCGGATCGCGCATCTGATGGAACTCGGAAAGCTGAATCCGCGCCGCGTGCGGTGGATGATTTTCGACGAGGCCGACCGCCTGCTGGCGGAAGAAGGCATGGCCCATATCCGCCGCATTGCCGCTGCTCCGGAAAAAGCGCCATGCCACATCTTCGTCTCGGCCACGGAAGGGCCGGGCGCGGTCAAGGCGGCCCGCGAACTGGCCCCCGACATGGAGCTTCTCAAGGTACGGGAAGAACGGATCAATCCGGCCATCCGGCACGTCTATCTGGTCTGCGAAGAACGGGAGAAAATCGACTGGGCGCGCAAAATCGTACGCGGTCTGGAAGCGTCCCGGACCCTGATCTTCGTCCATCGCGGCAGTACCGCCGAACGCGTGGCCGAACGCCTGAACTATCACGGCCTGCCCGCTGTCGATCTGCACGGCGCACGGGACAAGCTGGCCCGGCAGGCCGCCCTGGAACGCTTTCGCAAGGGCGAGGCGCGGGTGCTCATCGCATCGGATATCGCCGCGCGGGGACTGGACATTGCCGGGGTGGATCTGATCATCAATCTGGACGCCCCGAGCCAGAGCCGGGACTATCTGCACCGGGCCGGCCGCACGGGCCGCGCCGGGCGGGAAGGTCTGGTCGTCTCCCTGCTGGCCGGACCCGAAACCCGTCTGGCCAGGCGGTATGCCGGGGAGCTGGGCATATCGCTGGAGGAGGTGCGTCTGGCGCGCGGCACGCTGGCGGCCGCCCCTTCCGGCCGGGAACGGACGCGGCCTGCGGGGCCGACAAAGCCGCCCTGGCCAAAGCATCCCTGA